The Odocoileus virginianus isolate 20LAN1187 ecotype Illinois chromosome 3, Ovbor_1.2, whole genome shotgun sequence genome includes a window with the following:
- the LSM11 gene encoding U7 snRNA-associated Sm-like protein LSm11 isoform X2, translating to MEERERGARSARAGSPARPPSPRLDVSSDSFDPLLALYAPRLPPIPYPNAPCFNNVAEYESFLRTGLRSGGRGRARGAAAGSGGPAAAAGPSGRTRRRPDAPAPDPERIQRLRRLMVAKEEGDEAAETRRRGPGRSRKAPRNVLTRMPLHEGSPLGELHRCIREGVKVNVHIRTFKGLRGVCTGFLVAFDKFWNMALTDVDETYRKPVLGKAYERDSSLTLTRLFDRLKLQDSSKKETDSKSAVEDSTLSRYSQTSTWKVASVWGRGDTDRSSRRRSRSIPSSLQASAREESRHDKYK from the exons ATGGAGGAGCGGGAGCGGGGGGCGAGGTCGGCTCGCGCTGGGAGCCCCGCGCGCCCGCCCAGCCCGCGGCTGGATGTCAGCTCTGACAGCTTCGACCCGCTGCTGGCCCTGTATGCGCCCCGCCTGCCTCCCATTCCCTACCCCAACGCGCCCTGCTTCAACAACGTGGCCGAGTACGAGAGCTTCCTCAGGACCGGGTTACGGAGCGGCGGGCGCgggcgggcgcggggcgcggCCGCTGGCTCAGGGGGGCCCGCTGCGGCCGCCGGGCCCTCGGGCCGGACCCGCCGCCGCCCGGACGCCCCCGCCCCGGACCCCGAGCGCATCCAGCGCCTCCGCCGCCTCATGGTGGCCAAAGAGGAAGGGGACGAGGCCGCCGAGACGCGGCGGCGGGGTCCGGGTCGGAGCAGGAAGGCGCCGCGCAACGTGCTCACGAGAATGCCCT TGCACGAAGGCAGCCCTCTGGGTGAACTCCATCGCTGTATCCGGGAGGGGGTGAAGGTGAATGTTCACATCCGCACTTTCAAGGGACTTCGGGGCGTCTGTACCGGCTTCCTCGTTGCATTTGACAAGTTCTGGAATATG GCACTTACTGATGTGGATGAGACCTACCGAAAACCTGTTCTAGGCAAAGCATATGAACGGGATTCTTCATTGACTCTCACCAGG CTCTTTGATCGACTAAAACTGCAAGATTCTTCcaagaaggaaacagattctaAGTCTGCAGTTGAAGACTCCACTCTCTCCAGATACTCCCAGACATCCACATGGAAGGTGGCCTCGGTGTGGGGAAGAGGAGACACCGACCGGAGTTCACGCAGGCGTTCCCGCTCCATCCCTTCTTCCCTGCAGGCGTCTGCAAGGGAAGAGTCCAG
- the LSM11 gene encoding U7 snRNA-associated Sm-like protein LSm11 isoform X3 — protein sequence MEERERGARSARAGSPARPPSPRLDVSSDSFDPLLALYAPRLPPIPYPNAPCFNNVAEYESFLRTGLRSGGRGRARGAAAGSGGPAAAAGPSGRTRRRPDAPAPDPERIQRLRRLMVAKEEGDEAAETRRRGPGRSRKAPRNVLTRMPLHEGSPLGELHRCIREGVKVNVHIRTFKGLRGVCTGFLVAFDKFWNMALTDVDETYRKPVLGKAYERDSSLTLTRLFDRLKLQDSSKKETDSKSAVEDSTLSRYSQTSTWKVASVWGRGDTDRSSRRRSRSIPSSLQASAREESR from the exons ATGGAGGAGCGGGAGCGGGGGGCGAGGTCGGCTCGCGCTGGGAGCCCCGCGCGCCCGCCCAGCCCGCGGCTGGATGTCAGCTCTGACAGCTTCGACCCGCTGCTGGCCCTGTATGCGCCCCGCCTGCCTCCCATTCCCTACCCCAACGCGCCCTGCTTCAACAACGTGGCCGAGTACGAGAGCTTCCTCAGGACCGGGTTACGGAGCGGCGGGCGCgggcgggcgcggggcgcggCCGCTGGCTCAGGGGGGCCCGCTGCGGCCGCCGGGCCCTCGGGCCGGACCCGCCGCCGCCCGGACGCCCCCGCCCCGGACCCCGAGCGCATCCAGCGCCTCCGCCGCCTCATGGTGGCCAAAGAGGAAGGGGACGAGGCCGCCGAGACGCGGCGGCGGGGTCCGGGTCGGAGCAGGAAGGCGCCGCGCAACGTGCTCACGAGAATGCCCT TGCACGAAGGCAGCCCTCTGGGTGAACTCCATCGCTGTATCCGGGAGGGGGTGAAGGTGAATGTTCACATCCGCACTTTCAAGGGACTTCGGGGCGTCTGTACCGGCTTCCTCGTTGCATTTGACAAGTTCTGGAATATG GCACTTACTGATGTGGATGAGACCTACCGAAAACCTGTTCTAGGCAAAGCATATGAACGGGATTCTTCATTGACTCTCACCAGG CTCTTTGATCGACTAAAACTGCAAGATTCTTCcaagaaggaaacagattctaAGTCTGCAGTTGAAGACTCCACTCTCTCCAGATACTCCCAGACATCCACATGGAAGGTGGCCTCGGTGTGGGGAAGAGGAGACACCGACCGGAGTTCACGCAGGCGTTCCCGCTCCATCCCTTCTTCCCTGCAGGCGTCTGCAAGGGAAGAGTCCAG
- the LSM11 gene encoding U7 snRNA-associated Sm-like protein LSm11 isoform X1, whose protein sequence is MEERERGARSARAGSPARPPSPRLDVSSDSFDPLLALYAPRLPPIPYPNAPCFNNVAEYESFLRTGLRSGGRGRARGAAAGSGGPAAAAGPSGRTRRRPDAPAPDPERIQRLRRLMVAKEEGDEAAETRRRGPGRSRKAPRNVLTRMPLHEGSPLGELHRCIREGVKVNVHIRTFKGLRGVCTGFLVAFDKFWNMALTDVDETYRKPVLGKAYERDSSLTLTRLFDRLKLQDSSKKETDSKSAVEDSTLSRYSQTSTWKVASVWGRGDTDRSSRRRSRSIPSSLQASAREESRSELSGRTTRTEGSSAGGTFSRATTLSRGQSRKKKRKPKVDYQQVFTRHINQIFIRGENVLLVHLAQ, encoded by the exons ATGGAGGAGCGGGAGCGGGGGGCGAGGTCGGCTCGCGCTGGGAGCCCCGCGCGCCCGCCCAGCCCGCGGCTGGATGTCAGCTCTGACAGCTTCGACCCGCTGCTGGCCCTGTATGCGCCCCGCCTGCCTCCCATTCCCTACCCCAACGCGCCCTGCTTCAACAACGTGGCCGAGTACGAGAGCTTCCTCAGGACCGGGTTACGGAGCGGCGGGCGCgggcgggcgcggggcgcggCCGCTGGCTCAGGGGGGCCCGCTGCGGCCGCCGGGCCCTCGGGCCGGACCCGCCGCCGCCCGGACGCCCCCGCCCCGGACCCCGAGCGCATCCAGCGCCTCCGCCGCCTCATGGTGGCCAAAGAGGAAGGGGACGAGGCCGCCGAGACGCGGCGGCGGGGTCCGGGTCGGAGCAGGAAGGCGCCGCGCAACGTGCTCACGAGAATGCCCT TGCACGAAGGCAGCCCTCTGGGTGAACTCCATCGCTGTATCCGGGAGGGGGTGAAGGTGAATGTTCACATCCGCACTTTCAAGGGACTTCGGGGCGTCTGTACCGGCTTCCTCGTTGCATTTGACAAGTTCTGGAATATG GCACTTACTGATGTGGATGAGACCTACCGAAAACCTGTTCTAGGCAAAGCATATGAACGGGATTCTTCATTGACTCTCACCAGG CTCTTTGATCGACTAAAACTGCAAGATTCTTCcaagaaggaaacagattctaAGTCTGCAGTTGAAGACTCCACTCTCTCCAGATACTCCCAGACATCCACATGGAAGGTGGCCTCGGTGTGGGGAAGAGGAGACACCGACCGGAGTTCACGCAGGCGTTCCCGCTCCATCCCTTCTTCCCTGCAGGCGTCTGCAAGGGAAGAGTCCAGGTCAGAGCTGTCAGGGAGGACTACACGGACAGAAGGGTCCAGTGCGGGGGGTACCTTTTCCAGGGCTACCACCCTTTCCAGGGGCCAGTCccgtaagaaaaagagaaagcccaAAGTGGATTACCAGCAGGTTTTCACTCGACATATAAATCAGATTTTCATTCGAGGCGAGAACGTCCTGCTGGTTCATCTTGCACAGTGA